In the Opitutaceae bacterium genome, one interval contains:
- a CDS encoding thymidine phosphorylase, with product MTRRTLSGRRFVKPSYTYLIEKKRDGGEFSQDEIRYIIDSTEEGEIPQHQLAALAMAIYFQGMSAQETAILTEELMLSGEVIDLSHIAKPKIDKYSTGGVGDKTSLVLVPLAVASGIVIPMMCGQEQDYVIGTLDKLGAIPGFQSDLSIKTFVHQLENIQGAIVRQSEDLAPADAKLFELRRQTGTIPSLPLITGSVLSKKLAEGSEGLVIDVKWGNGSFIKDLEQAKQLARSMTRVGRSMKRRCVALVTDMNQPLGDSVGTALEVKEAIQLLKGEGPEDLKELVLKLGMEIVRLAGVAGSTLSAKQTVQRHLEDGSALETLKKIVAAQGGDTSYIDNPDKFPAAKHIRKLPAPKRGYVHTINAAMIARGVHMLGAGASKPKGKIDYAVGVSEIKKVGTQVKQGEPLMMIHYNDESKLEAALESFKAAYRLAPKRPTPPPLVVERVA from the coding sequence ATGACAAGAAGAACCCTCTCCGGCCGTCGTTTTGTGAAGCCCTCCTACACCTATCTCATCGAGAAAAAGCGTGACGGTGGTGAGTTTTCGCAGGACGAAATCCGCTATATCATCGATTCGACAGAGGAAGGTGAAATCCCTCAACATCAACTGGCTGCGTTGGCCATGGCGATCTACTTCCAGGGTATGTCCGCCCAGGAGACGGCTATCCTGACCGAGGAGTTGATGCTTTCCGGTGAAGTCATTGATCTGTCACATATCGCCAAGCCGAAGATCGACAAATATTCGACCGGCGGGGTGGGCGACAAGACCTCGCTTGTTCTCGTTCCGCTGGCGGTGGCCAGTGGGATTGTGATCCCGATGATGTGCGGTCAGGAACAGGATTATGTGATTGGAACGCTCGACAAGCTCGGGGCCATCCCGGGATTCCAGAGCGATCTTTCAATCAAGACCTTCGTCCATCAGCTGGAGAACATCCAGGGGGCGATTGTCCGCCAGAGCGAGGATCTTGCCCCGGCCGATGCCAAACTTTTTGAACTGCGCCGGCAGACCGGGACCATCCCGAGTCTCCCGCTCATCACCGGAAGTGTTCTCAGCAAGAAGCTCGCCGAGGGGTCCGAAGGCCTGGTTATCGACGTGAAGTGGGGTAATGGTTCCTTTATCAAGGATTTGGAACAGGCCAAGCAACTCGCCCGGTCGATGACACGGGTTGGCCGCTCGATGAAGCGCCGCTGTGTCGCGCTCGTGACCGACATGAACCAGCCACTGGGCGATTCTGTCGGGACGGCACTGGAAGTCAAAGAAGCCATTCAACTTCTGAAGGGGGAGGGGCCGGAAGACCTCAAGGAGCTCGTGCTCAAGCTGGGGATGGAAATCGTCCGTCTGGCCGGAGTGGCCGGCTCGACCCTCTCGGCCAAACAGACCGTGCAGCGGCATCTTGAGGACGGCAGTGCCCTGGAGACCCTGAAGAAGATCGTGGCTGCCCAGGGCGGGGACACCTCCTATATAGACAATCCCGACAAGTTTCCGGCCGCCAAGCATATCCGCAAACTGCCGGCTCCCAAGCGCGGCTACGTTCACACCATCAATGCCGCCATGATCGCCCGGGGGGTTCACATGCTCGGAGCGGGTGCCTCAAAGCCCAAGGGCAAGATCGATTACGCAGTCGGTGTCTCCGAGATCAAGAAGGTCGGCACCCAGGTCAAGCAGGGTGAGCCTCTCATGATGATTCACTACAATGACGAGTCCAAGCTGGAGGCGGCCCTGGAGTCGTTCAAGGCTGCCTACCGTCTGGCGCCGAAGCGTCCGACTCCTCCGCCCCTGGTGGTCGAGCGGGTCGCCTGA
- the efp gene encoding elongation factor P, with protein sequence MIQASSIRKGNVISYQNESHLVLETQHRTPGNLRAFVQAKLRNLRTGRSSDVRFASTESIEVLTTDRQSFEFSYHDRDSFSFMNPETFETIELSEELVGQNKNYLAPNGSVEVLFVDGIPVDLTLPSTVILKVAESAEGLKGDTASNVQKPATMETGLVVQVPLFIKAGEMLKISTSDGSYMGRSTS encoded by the coding sequence ATGATTCAAGCCAGCAGTATCCGAAAAGGTAATGTCATCTCCTACCAGAACGAGAGCCATCTCGTCCTGGAAACCCAGCACCGCACGCCCGGGAATCTGCGGGCCTTTGTGCAGGCCAAGCTGCGCAATCTGCGCACCGGCCGGAGTTCGGACGTCCGATTCGCCTCCACCGAGTCGATCGAAGTCCTGACCACCGATCGACAGAGTTTCGAGTTCAGCTACCACGACCGCGACAGTTTCAGCTTCATGAATCCGGAGACCTTCGAAACGATCGAACTCTCGGAGGAACTGGTCGGCCAGAACAAGAACTACCTGGCACCCAACGGTTCGGTTGAAGTGCTCTTTGTCGATGGAATCCCGGTCGATCTGACCCTTCCTTCCACCGTCATCCTGAAGGTGGCGGAGTCGGCTGAAGGGCTCAAGGGCGACACGGCCAGCAATGTCCAGAAACCCGCCACCATGGAGACCGGGCTCGTCGTCCAGGTTCCTCTTTTCATCAAGGCGGGCGAGATGCTGAAGATCAGCACCTCGGACGGTTCCTACATGGGTCGGTCCACGTCCTGA
- the argS gene encoding arginine--tRNA ligase, with protein MSPWFDLPKILDGKVRLAATAVLGESELQPDIRPADPRFGDFQANGVLPYAKSVRQNPREIASRIIGKLTEDAELNDAVSIDLAGPGFINFRLKPAFLLKWLQTFSTEDDLRSGAGAFYHGKRVVVDFGSPNTAKQMHVGHIRSLVIGEAICRLLAFCGADVVRDNHLGDWGTPYGKIFYAYKRFLDPVALRDDPLEELERLYKQGDLATREDADALEEARGELVKLQAGDPESLALWERINTLTLEALQATYDRLGIHYDVVLGESFYRDKVDQVYHELTARAIAEESDGALVVFHPDHPRFKTQPFIVRKSDGASNYASTDLATMLYRLEHFRADMIIIVTDSRQGDHFEQLELTTRKWFAATGRSMPEFHHVTFGTILGEDGKAIKTRSGDPIRLKTLLNESRDRALQTVRSKSPDLPEAESLEIAEAVGIGAVIYADLSQNRTGDYVFSWDKLLSLEGNTAPYLQYAAARIHSIFRRSGDGLVEDPARASVFDTPEELALAGKIIAFVSIIQQTAASLRPHYLCTYLYELAGLFSSFYNANRVLVDEEDIRQRRLLLCRRVLLILETGLHLLAIRTMKRM; from the coding sequence ATGAGTCCATGGTTCGACCTGCCCAAAATTCTCGACGGCAAAGTGCGCCTGGCCGCCACGGCCGTCCTCGGCGAGTCCGAACTCCAGCCCGACATCCGCCCGGCCGATCCTCGTTTCGGGGACTTTCAGGCCAATGGTGTCCTGCCCTACGCCAAGAGCGTTCGTCAGAACCCCCGGGAAATCGCCAGCCGGATCATCGGGAAACTGACCGAGGACGCCGAACTGAACGATGCGGTCTCGATCGATCTGGCCGGCCCCGGCTTCATCAATTTCCGGTTGAAACCCGCCTTTCTTCTTAAGTGGCTGCAGACGTTTTCGACCGAAGATGACCTGAGGAGCGGAGCCGGTGCTTTCTACCACGGCAAACGGGTGGTGGTCGACTTCGGTTCACCCAACACCGCGAAGCAGATGCACGTCGGCCACATCCGCTCGCTCGTCATCGGTGAAGCCATCTGCCGGCTGCTGGCCTTCTGCGGGGCGGACGTCGTCCGCGACAATCATCTGGGCGACTGGGGCACGCCCTACGGAAAGATCTTCTACGCCTACAAACGCTTTCTGGACCCGGTTGCCCTCCGGGACGACCCCCTCGAGGAGCTCGAGCGGCTCTACAAGCAGGGTGACCTCGCCACCCGCGAGGATGCCGACGCACTCGAGGAAGCCCGGGGAGAACTGGTCAAGCTTCAGGCCGGTGACCCGGAAAGCCTCGCTCTCTGGGAACGGATCAACACCCTGACCCTGGAGGCACTCCAGGCCACCTACGATCGTCTCGGCATTCACTACGATGTCGTTCTTGGAGAAAGCTTCTACCGGGACAAGGTCGACCAAGTCTATCACGAGCTGACCGCCCGGGCCATCGCGGAGGAGAGCGATGGCGCCCTGGTCGTCTTCCACCCGGATCATCCCCGGTTCAAGACCCAGCCGTTCATCGTGCGAAAATCCGACGGGGCCAGCAACTACGCCTCGACCGACCTTGCCACCATGCTCTACCGGTTGGAGCATTTTCGAGCGGACATGATCATCATCGTGACCGACAGCCGGCAGGGTGACCATTTCGAGCAACTGGAACTCACCACCCGCAAGTGGTTCGCCGCCACCGGACGCAGCATGCCGGAATTCCACCATGTCACTTTCGGGACGATTCTTGGTGAGGACGGCAAGGCGATCAAGACCCGCAGCGGCGATCCGATCCGGCTGAAGACCCTGCTCAACGAGTCCCGGGACCGGGCACTTCAAACCGTGCGATCCAAAAGCCCCGACCTGCCAGAAGCGGAGAGCCTGGAAATCGCCGAAGCCGTCGGGATCGGTGCCGTGATCTACGCCGATCTCAGCCAGAATCGGACCGGAGACTATGTTTTCTCCTGGGACAAACTCCTCAGCCTCGAAGGAAACACCGCCCCCTACCTGCAGTATGCGGCCGCCCGGATCCACAGCATCTTCCGCCGATCGGGGGACGGACTGGTCGAGGATCCGGCCCGGGCCTCGGTCTTCGACACCCCGGAGGAACTCGCTCTGGCCGGCAAGATCATTGCCTTTGTCTCGATCATCCAACAGACCGCGGCTTCCCTGCGTCCCCATTACCTCTGCACCTACCTCTATGAACTGGCCGGTCTGTTCAGCAGCTTCTACAACGCCAACCGCGTCCTCGTTGACGAGGAAGACATCCGCCAGCGTCGTCTGCTCCTCTGCCGCCGGGTCCTGCTTATCCTCGAGACCGGTCTTCATCTTCTGGCCATTCGGACGATGAAACGGATGTAA